In a single window of the Candidatus Hinthialibacter antarcticus genome:
- the cyoE gene encoding heme o synthase, with protein sequence MSASLENTVPQTQNTLLSLYMELCKARLTFMVLLTTLAGFWVASDSINLVLLFWTMLGTAGAAASANALNEWWEVELDAKMNRTRNRPLPSGRMNSIHALLWSLSVGIGGVILLAIFVNALTAMLGALNILLYVLVYTPMKTRTSLCTLVGAACGAIPPMMGWTAITGELNTGAWILGAFLFVWQIPHFLALAWMYKDDYERGGFKMLPAFDPSGQLTSNIAALYSIALIPLGAAYFLSGLGGWFFLLGAFTLGGAMTAMGMQFAASRNRQDARRLFFTSLIYLPLLLGLMAIDRSPAIKSISVQPSQSVAVSAESNDSLHTSQVISFND encoded by the coding sequence ATGAGCGCCTCTTTGGAAAATACTGTGCCGCAAACCCAAAATACCCTGCTATCGCTTTATATGGAACTCTGTAAAGCGCGCCTGACTTTCATGGTGTTATTAACCACGCTGGCGGGTTTTTGGGTCGCCTCCGACTCAATTAATCTTGTCTTGCTCTTTTGGACGATGCTCGGCACGGCAGGCGCCGCAGCCTCAGCAAATGCCCTAAATGAGTGGTGGGAAGTCGAACTCGACGCAAAAATGAACCGCACCCGCAATCGGCCTCTGCCGTCGGGCCGCATGAATTCCATTCATGCTCTCTTATGGAGCTTAAGCGTCGGCATTGGCGGCGTGATCTTGCTCGCCATATTCGTGAACGCTCTCACGGCAATGTTGGGTGCGCTGAACATTCTGCTCTATGTGTTGGTCTACACGCCAATGAAAACACGCACCAGCCTTTGCACTCTCGTCGGCGCGGCCTGCGGCGCGATCCCTCCCATGATGGGCTGGACGGCGATTACGGGAGAACTCAACACTGGCGCTTGGATACTCGGCGCGTTTCTATTTGTTTGGCAAATCCCTCATTTTCTGGCGCTGGCTTGGATGTACAAAGACGACTACGAACGCGGCGGCTTCAAAATGTTGCCCGCATTCGATCCCAGTGGTCAACTCACGTCTAACATCGCGGCGCTATACAGCATCGCTTTGATTCCATTAGGCGCAGCGTATTTTTTAAGTGGACTCGGCGGCTGGTTTTTCCTATTGGGCGCCTTCACATTAGGCGGCGCAATGACCGCAATGGGAATGCAATTCGCCGCGTCTCGCAACCGCCAAGACGCCCGTCGTCTCTTCTTCACCAGCCTGATTTACTTGCCTCTGCTGCTCGGCCTCATGGCCATTGACCGTTCGCCAGCGATTAAATCAATTTCAGTACAGCCCAGCCAGTCGGTTGCCGTCTCGGCTGAATCCAACGACTCGCTTCATACTTCGCAGGTCATAAGTTTCAATGACTAA
- a CDS encoding FAD:protein FMN transferase codes for MTFQPGNNRRDFFRGSFDQFLNRVADVADIKRPLAFLGHNRKYTKMRRTIMATSFEVIYPSYEGIEARRAGMDILDEVGRFDRMLNIWKGESELKRVNNEAHLAPVEVSVELFRMLKLSKQLSEETGGAFDITTTPLTRCWGFFYRSGRLPEESEIAKALETVGMENVILDEEKHTVFFTKEGVELTPASIGKGFALDHASRIAKKKGLNDVLLNGGYSSVLASGAPEWKDCWQIDVRNPANHSQAAARLRLYNQGFSSSGAEEQHFEHEGKTYGHIVDPRTGWPAEQVMSVNVTAPTAAHAEALSTAFYVMGVEKTLDYCENHTQVGVVILTEPKNGSKGELITANLESKQLEVV; via the coding sequence GTGACCTTTCAACCTGGAAATAATCGGCGGGATTTTTTTCGCGGCTCTTTTGATCAATTTTTAAATCGAGTCGCTGACGTTGCCGATATTAAACGCCCTCTCGCATTTCTTGGACACAACCGCAAGTATACCAAAATGCGTCGCACCATCATGGCGACCAGTTTTGAAGTCATCTATCCCTCCTATGAAGGCATTGAAGCGCGACGCGCTGGTATGGATATACTGGACGAAGTTGGACGCTTTGACCGCATGTTAAACATCTGGAAAGGCGAGTCTGAACTCAAGCGCGTCAACAACGAAGCGCACCTTGCGCCCGTTGAAGTGAGCGTCGAATTATTTCGGATGCTCAAACTTTCAAAACAACTGAGCGAAGAAACCGGCGGCGCATTTGATATCACCACAACGCCGCTCACCCGCTGCTGGGGGTTCTTTTATCGCAGCGGGCGGCTGCCGGAAGAAAGCGAAATTGCCAAGGCGCTGGAAACAGTCGGGATGGAAAACGTCATCCTCGATGAAGAAAAGCACACGGTTTTTTTTACCAAAGAAGGCGTGGAACTCACGCCAGCCAGCATCGGTAAAGGTTTTGCCCTCGATCACGCGTCCCGTATCGCGAAAAAGAAGGGGCTTAACGACGTTTTGCTCAATGGTGGATACAGCAGCGTATTGGCGTCAGGCGCGCCGGAATGGAAAGATTGTTGGCAAATTGATGTACGAAATCCAGCAAATCATAGCCAAGCCGCCGCCCGCTTACGATTATATAACCAAGGATTTTCTTCATCGGGAGCCGAAGAACAGCACTTTGAGCATGAGGGAAAAACCTATGGACACATCGTTGATCCCCGTACCGGTTGGCCCGCAGAACAAGTGATGAGCGTAAATGTTACGGCGCCGACCGCAGCTCACGCAGAAGCATTATCTACTGCTTTTTACGTGATGGGGGTTGAGAAGACGTTAGATTATTGTGAAAATCATACCCAGGTAGGGGTTGTCATTTTGACCGAGCCTAAAAACGGCTCAAAGGGAGAACTGATTACCGCCAACCTGGAATCCAAACAATTGGAGGTAGTATAA
- a CDS encoding DoxX family membrane protein: protein MQGNESRIQFTSLQQTAFVILRIAIGWHFLREGFVKLSHPSWTATGYLTVSWGPFSDMMHGFAASPAWMSFINVAIPWALFLAGLGLMLGLFTRMSIVVGMGLLAMFYFATPPWPWELTISSVEEWSTFINSVDHAQWAANQLIGNEGNYVIVNKNLIEFLALGALLTIDSGKMAGFDVMIHQWLFGREK, encoded by the coding sequence GTGCAAGGCAACGAGTCTCGCATTCAATTTACGTCTTTACAACAGACGGCCTTCGTAATTTTGCGTATCGCCATTGGTTGGCACTTTTTGCGCGAAGGTTTCGTCAAACTAAGCCATCCGTCATGGACCGCAACCGGTTATCTAACTGTGTCTTGGGGACCATTTTCGGATATGATGCATGGGTTCGCCGCGAGTCCGGCCTGGATGAGTTTCATAAACGTCGCCATCCCCTGGGCGCTGTTTCTCGCCGGCTTGGGCCTCATGCTCGGATTGTTCACCCGTATGTCCATTGTCGTTGGTATGGGATTGTTAGCGATGTTTTATTTCGCGACGCCGCCCTGGCCCTGGGAATTGACTATTTCTTCTGTTGAAGAATGGTCTACCTTCATTAATTCTGTAGATCACGCTCAGTGGGCCGCGAACCAATTGATCGGAAACGAAGGCAATTACGTTATCGTCAATAAAAACTTAATTGAGTTTTTGGCGCTTGGCGCTTTGCTAACGATCGATTCTGGAAAAATGGCAGGCTTCGATGTAATGATTCACCAATGGTTGTTTGGACGAGAAAAATAA
- a CDS encoding Gfo/Idh/MocA family oxidoreductase, with amino-acid sequence MQLTAEQKDVGRRNFLKAAATLPAVGAFSMTATNAGPIKVGVVGTGMEGRILMNVMNPKYVFINALCDIRPDNRAIGAFNVRNPDSKLNPNLDDSQIYERYEDMLESADIEAVIIATPLKYHGPMAIQALKAGKHVFTEKSMAYTVEECQEMIKLSKQYGLNLQVGHQRFYNPLYWDMYRMVTDGLLGNVYHIRTLWHRNTDWNYFKYIETKYFESMMNEFDPTQYGYEDIYKLVNWRWYSNTSHGLWTELCSHQTAITNWIFGDKPPISVMASGGHYKVAKDFDDQYRDADDDEIEFKKVYESDDRDINDHVYATLEYEGGRTVTYSAIQSNSFDNYYEQIMGTYGTIILSKENEYYLFWEPGWSEDVAKEASVDTAVEESEESAAESAFAAHASGEAPTGGGGASGMTPYEPYGWELDGFAHTIRTGAPNLCDGYRGMIALQAALAGKESIETGKRVILPKIVV; translated from the coding sequence ATGCAGTTAACGGCTGAACAAAAAGATGTAGGCCGCCGGAATTTTCTGAAGGCGGCAGCAACCTTGCCTGCGGTCGGCGCATTTTCTATGACCGCGACCAATGCGGGTCCGATCAAAGTTGGCGTTGTCGGAACCGGTATGGAAGGCCGCATTTTGATGAATGTGATGAACCCTAAATACGTGTTCATCAACGCGCTATGCGACATTCGCCCCGACAACCGCGCCATAGGCGCTTTCAATGTGCGCAACCCGGACAGTAAATTAAATCCGAATCTGGACGATTCCCAGATTTACGAACGATATGAAGACATGCTGGAAAGCGCTGACATCGAAGCGGTGATCATCGCAACTCCGCTCAAATATCACGGCCCGATGGCGATTCAAGCCTTGAAAGCCGGCAAACACGTCTTCACTGAAAAATCAATGGCCTATACAGTCGAAGAATGCCAAGAGATGATTAAACTCTCAAAGCAGTATGGCTTGAATTTGCAGGTCGGCCATCAGCGTTTTTACAATCCCCTCTATTGGGATATGTACCGCATGGTGACGGACGGTCTCCTTGGTAATGTTTACCACATCCGTACGCTGTGGCACCGCAATACTGACTGGAACTACTTTAAATACATCGAAACAAAATACTTTGAGAGCATGATGAATGAATTCGATCCGACCCAATACGGATATGAAGACATTTATAAACTGGTCAACTGGCGTTGGTACAGCAACACCTCGCACGGTCTGTGGACGGAACTTTGTTCACACCAAACAGCGATCACCAACTGGATATTCGGCGACAAGCCGCCGATTTCGGTGATGGCGTCGGGCGGACATTACAAGGTCGCAAAAGACTTCGATGATCAATATCGCGATGCGGATGATGATGAAATTGAATTCAAGAAAGTCTACGAATCAGACGACCGCGACATTAACGACCACGTCTATGCAACCTTAGAATATGAGGGCGGGCGGACGGTTACGTACTCAGCGATTCAGTCAAACTCGTTTGATAACTACTATGAGCAAATCATGGGTACGTACGGTACGATCATTCTCAGTAAAGAAAATGAATACTATCTCTTCTGGGAACCCGGCTGGAGTGAAGACGTCGCGAAAGAAGCTTCGGTTGATACGGCCGTTGAAGAATCCGAAGAAAGCGCTGCGGAATCCGCATTCGCTGCACACGCTTCCGGTGAAGCGCCAACCGGCGGCGGCGGCGCATCGGGTATGACTCCATACGAACCGTATGGATGGGAACTGGACGGCTTCGCTCACACGATTCGCACGGGCGCACCGAACTTGTGCGACGGCTACCGTGGAATGATCGCCTTACAGGCGGCGCTTGCGGGCAAAGAATCAATCGAAACCGGCAAGCGAGTCATTCTTCCGAAGATTGTTGTTTAA
- a CDS encoding ABC transporter ATP-binding protein, with product MNDLAPILSCQNIRKIYRSGDGVLEVLKGLHLSVNAGEFVAITGESGSGKSTLLHLLGCLDEPSEGTIDFRDQSVHRLSERERDKLRNHSFGFVFQFHHLLAEFNALENVALPGLIANTERNEVYQRAEQLLIDLRMKERLNHRPNKLSGGEQQRVAVARALINQPALLLMDEPTGNLDAANSEELISLVKEQQKKYELTVILVTHDPSIAAIADRKMVLVDGNLA from the coding sequence ATGAATGATCTTGCCCCAATTCTCAGTTGCCAGAATATTCGAAAAATCTATCGCAGCGGCGATGGCGTCCTTGAAGTGTTAAAAGGCCTTCACCTTTCGGTGAATGCAGGTGAATTTGTCGCGATTACGGGTGAATCCGGCTCAGGGAAATCAACGCTGCTTCATTTATTGGGATGTCTAGATGAACCCAGCGAAGGAACGATCGATTTTAGAGACCAATCGGTACACCGCCTCAGTGAAAGAGAGCGCGATAAACTCCGCAATCATTCTTTCGGGTTCGTTTTTCAATTTCATCATCTACTGGCGGAATTCAACGCGCTGGAGAATGTTGCGCTTCCGGGTCTCATTGCGAACACGGAACGCAATGAGGTCTACCAACGCGCAGAGCAATTGTTAATCGACTTGCGAATGAAAGAACGATTGAACCACCGCCCCAATAAACTATCGGGCGGGGAACAACAGCGCGTCGCGGTCGCCCGCGCACTGATCAACCAGCCCGCTCTTCTTCTGATGGATGAACCGACAGGAAACCTCGACGCAGCCAATAGCGAAGAACTTATCTCACTGGTAAAAGAACAACAAAAAAAATATGAATTGACCGTGATTCTGGTGACGCATGATCCATCAATCGCCGCAATTGCTGACCGGAAAATGGTTTTAGTAGACGGTAACTTAGCCTAA
- a CDS encoding O-antigen ligase family protein, with amino-acid sequence MQRIIMAMLLAVIPCVIDSLIHQGSGPETKYRILEFGVGLLALFSLPRLLHLKKIHITLPEFAAFMLIAYFFLRAVIDPNRGYAVDHALQTISWITFALLASWLIQSPRDYIRLLSVGLICQLFPIIYAIVETFGVDIYFRYWLGKEGYWTSALAGEDRALIWSSLGNPNYFAIYAALILIALVTLTSTVKRRWIQALLCVYAVGVFYTLIYSFSRGVWVSLFGAFASIFLFLSLFYCFRTLGWRETLKRYSVPTLAMFFVLVLGVTVGYTLESMRGGGPLHQVGKRFYHGITFRDASLRARPLMWTGALRMWREKPLIGQGHGQYQPQYLESLFAVASEMEQQGIDTQRIRMITNQMNTIRSDYSHNDYIQFLAETGMIGYSLYVLLILTAVSAAVRALWLGNLNHKSWKILLGCMTSVMLVTFHCLYDFPLRLPASALWFSFALAGILRFSKYSSPAYVFSFPRWARLLCAISVLTVVLITSPLIYKHYKASHLLHSGVQVIERADRFAETDPDRYYSRIQYARRLLEVGRRLYPDDGRILVPLGHAYMRLSASAGENYLNNALSILQSARATYNTPELYETLGMVYLNKAMFSAAKEQAEKLLLINDKQENVNYLAGLVEYSSNRPEDALNYFYKEVEIDPKDAKAWAYIGAIYQNHLAQPNAAVNAYKMSADIAPNVVNTHFQLGELYGYKLNQYQKASHHYTQAMNLADQLKNETWRARIRVRLQDVNRRIASESETMNE; translated from the coding sequence ATGCAACGCATAATAATGGCCATGCTGCTGGCCGTAATTCCTTGTGTGATTGATTCGTTGATTCATCAAGGTTCCGGCCCTGAAACGAAGTATCGCATCTTAGAATTCGGCGTTGGCCTCTTAGCGCTGTTTTCACTCCCGCGACTGCTCCACCTGAAAAAAATACACATAACGCTTCCCGAATTCGCCGCATTTATGCTAATTGCGTATTTTTTTCTTCGGGCAGTGATTGATCCAAACCGGGGCTATGCCGTCGATCATGCGCTGCAAACAATTTCCTGGATTACGTTTGCCTTACTCGCATCGTGGTTAATTCAATCGCCACGCGACTATATACGCTTATTGTCCGTCGGCTTAATCTGCCAGTTGTTTCCAATTATTTATGCAATCGTCGAAACCTTTGGCGTCGATATTTATTTTCGCTATTGGCTCGGCAAGGAAGGATATTGGACAAGCGCTTTGGCCGGCGAAGACCGCGCCCTCATCTGGTCGTCGCTGGGAAACCCAAACTATTTCGCGATCTATGCAGCCTTAATATTGATTGCTCTGGTTACGCTCACCTCAACCGTGAAACGCCGATGGATACAGGCGCTTCTTTGTGTTTATGCTGTAGGCGTTTTTTACACGCTAATCTATTCATTTTCACGCGGCGTCTGGGTCAGTTTATTCGGCGCGTTTGCAAGTATCTTTTTATTTTTGTCGCTATTTTATTGTTTCCGCACACTGGGTTGGCGTGAAACTCTCAAACGCTACAGCGTTCCAACGCTCGCGATGTTCTTTGTGTTGGTCCTCGGCGTAACGGTTGGATATACGCTCGAATCCATGCGCGGCGGCGGCCCGCTGCATCAAGTGGGAAAGCGCTTTTATCATGGAATCACCTTTCGCGACGCCAGCCTTCGCGCGCGGCCTTTAATGTGGACGGGCGCTCTGCGTATGTGGCGCGAGAAACCACTCATAGGCCAGGGACACGGGCAGTATCAACCCCAGTACCTCGAAAGCCTTTTTGCCGTTGCCAGTGAAATGGAACAGCAGGGAATTGACACGCAGCGGATCCGAATGATTACCAATCAAATGAACACCATCCGCTCTGATTATTCCCACAATGATTACATTCAGTTTCTGGCTGAAACTGGAATGATAGGCTATTCGCTCTACGTTTTATTGATTCTTACGGCAGTCAGTGCGGCGGTCCGCGCTCTCTGGCTAGGCAACCTCAACCATAAATCCTGGAAGATTCTCTTGGGCTGCATGACAAGCGTCATGTTAGTCACGTTCCACTGTCTCTATGATTTTCCGTTACGCCTCCCGGCAAGCGCGCTTTGGTTTTCGTTTGCCCTTGCGGGTATTCTCCGCTTTTCAAAATATTCCTCGCCTGCTTATGTTTTCTCTTTTCCGCGATGGGCGCGTTTATTGTGTGCAATCTCAGTTTTAACCGTCGTCCTAATAACCTCCCCACTTATTTACAAACACTACAAGGCGTCTCATTTGCTGCACAGCGGGGTCCAAGTGATTGAAAGAGCAGACCGGTTCGCCGAAACTGACCCGGATCGCTACTACTCACGCATTCAATATGCGCGGCGCTTATTAGAAGTCGGACGCCGCCTATATCCCGACGACGGGCGAATTTTAGTTCCGCTGGGCCATGCTTACATGCGACTTTCCGCCTCTGCGGGTGAAAACTACTTAAACAATGCGTTAAGTATTCTTCAAAGCGCACGCGCCACCTACAACACGCCGGAATTATATGAAACCCTGGGGATGGTTTATTTAAACAAGGCCATGTTTTCCGCTGCGAAAGAACAAGCGGAGAAACTCCTATTAATCAATGACAAACAAGAAAATGTAAATTACTTAGCGGGCCTCGTCGAATATAGTTCAAACCGTCCTGAAGATGCGCTGAACTATTTTTATAAAGAAGTCGAGATTGATCCGAAGGATGCGAAAGCCTGGGCGTATATCGGCGCCATTTATCAAAACCACCTCGCTCAACCGAATGCAGCAGTCAACGCATACAAGATGAGCGCAGATATTGCGCCGAACGTCGTCAATACCCATTTTCAACTCGGCGAGTTGTATGGCTATAAATTAAATCAATATCAAAAAGCATCACACCACTATACCCAAGCAATGAATCTCGCGGACCAACTCAAAAACGAAACGTGGAGAGCGCGCATCCGCGTCAGGCTCCAAGACGTCAATCGTCGAATCGCATCAGAAAGTGAAACCATGAATGAATGA
- a CDS encoding glycosyltransferase family 4 protein, which translates to MRVLFIEPSGAGGIASYTYALICGLAKQGVECHLFTSPRWEHSLPDGCRIYRLFTGKTTNPFAVLWRCWRLRNQVDIIHWQSTTHPELIRLLMKFVFLKGKPWVYTVHNVLPHEDQEKKKPLYQDIYQRVQGLIFHTHYSLCEFQNTFPDLRKRNIEIAHGEMGLLSNEPAKFDTKTDPKLLLFFGNIRPYKGLDILLQSFAEIRKEIPDVRLRIAGQPLQPFKPFEEIIQLLQIEDGIDLQLGYVPENAIANLIAESGIVVLPYRRIDQSGVLLLAMSSGKPVVASCVGGFPEVLRHEKTGLLVPPDDPRALAEALLRLLRDPEWANELGQAARLDVRSRFSWNVIAKQTLDFYLELTQ; encoded by the coding sequence ATGAGAGTTTTGTTTATCGAACCATCGGGCGCCGGCGGCATCGCATCCTATACGTATGCGCTGATTTGCGGTCTTGCAAAGCAAGGCGTCGAATGCCATCTTTTCACGTCCCCTCGCTGGGAACATTCCTTACCGGACGGCTGTCGCATCTACCGGTTATTTACAGGAAAAACCACTAATCCGTTTGCAGTGCTATGGCGGTGTTGGCGATTACGCAACCAAGTCGATATCATTCATTGGCAAAGCACAACTCACCCGGAATTAATTCGTTTGTTAATGAAATTTGTTTTTTTAAAAGGCAAACCCTGGGTTTATACCGTTCACAATGTCTTGCCGCATGAAGACCAAGAGAAAAAAAAGCCACTCTATCAGGACATTTACCAGCGGGTTCAAGGGTTGATTTTTCACACCCACTACTCGCTGTGTGAATTTCAAAATACATTTCCTGACCTACGAAAAAGGAATATTGAAATTGCGCATGGCGAAATGGGCCTTCTTTCAAATGAACCCGCAAAATTCGATACGAAGACCGATCCAAAATTGTTGTTGTTTTTCGGCAATATTCGCCCTTATAAAGGGTTGGATATTCTACTTCAATCTTTCGCCGAAATACGCAAAGAGATACCAGACGTACGCCTCCGTATCGCAGGCCAACCGCTGCAACCATTTAAACCGTTTGAAGAAATTATCCAGTTGCTCCAAATCGAAGACGGCATCGACCTGCAGTTAGGCTATGTCCCGGAAAATGCCATTGCAAATTTAATAGCCGAATCAGGCATTGTGGTTTTGCCTTATCGCCGCATAGACCAAAGCGGCGTACTGCTCCTAGCGATGAGCAGCGGGAAGCCCGTAGTCGCCTCATGCGTCGGCGGCTTTCCCGAAGTCCTACGCCATGAAAAGACGGGCTTGCTCGTTCCTCCCGATGACCCTCGCGCATTGGCGGAGGCGCTGCTTCGATTGCTGCGCGATCCTGAATGGGCCAACGAACTCGGCCAGGCGGCGAGGCTCGATGTAAGAAGTCGCTTCTCATGGAACGTCATTGCAAAACAAACACTCGATTTCTATTTGGAACTGACTCAATGA
- a CDS encoding glycosyltransferase family 1 protein, giving the protein MRIGVECSSLTRPKAGIGFYTYQLLRALSALEGDEEYSLLFNRPLPGLDLNSRMRRVYNGPASTHLWAQTRLPSICKDEKIDLLHSPGQGIPLLYNAPAILTVHDLSPMLYPETKEWLSRVIWTSIVPLMIKRCRHIITVSENTRRDVIDLIGVDESRVTTIHEAAGPEYFPIDDQQRLQQFRKDKALEPGYILAVGTLEPRKNYPFLFRVFKRWLERSHPDATLVIVGQKGWLYDEIFKTFEKLNLHRNVRFEGYVRDMDVMRMYYAAAEFSILTPLYEGFWLPGLESMACGTPVIGPKHSSIAEIAGEGGFLVDSWDEDAWIEVMDRLWQAPDRQAIVQRSLEWASRFSWQKAAQETLDVYRRVAQEASV; this is encoded by the coding sequence GTGAGAATCGGCGTTGAGTGTTCGAGTTTAACGCGCCCCAAGGCGGGCATTGGCTTTTATACCTACCAATTGTTGCGGGCGCTGTCCGCCTTGGAAGGCGATGAAGAATATTCATTGCTGTTCAACCGTCCATTGCCCGGCCTCGATCTCAATAGCCGTATGCGGCGGGTATACAACGGCCCGGCCAGCACCCATCTCTGGGCGCAAACGCGCTTGCCTTCAATCTGCAAAGATGAAAAGATCGACCTTCTTCACAGCCCGGGGCAGGGCATTCCGCTTTTATACAATGCTCCCGCGATTTTAACGGTGCATGACCTTTCTCCAATGTTATATCCAGAAACAAAAGAATGGCTGTCTCGCGTCATATGGACTAGCATCGTCCCCCTGATGATAAAACGCTGCCGCCATATCATCACCGTTTCAGAAAACACGCGGCGAGACGTCATTGACCTGATCGGCGTTGATGAGTCACGCGTCACCACCATCCACGAAGCCGCTGGGCCTGAGTATTTCCCCATCGACGATCAACAGCGCCTCCAGCAATTCCGAAAAGACAAAGCCTTAGAACCGGGGTATATTCTTGCGGTCGGAACCTTAGAACCGCGCAAAAATTATCCGTTTTTGTTTCGCGTATTCAAACGATGGCTTGAGCGAAGCCACCCAGATGCGACATTGGTCATCGTGGGACAAAAAGGTTGGCTCTATGATGAAATTTTTAAAACTTTTGAAAAATTGAACCTCCACCGGAACGTGCGCTTTGAAGGCTACGTCCGCGATATGGATGTCATGCGTATGTACTATGCAGCGGCGGAGTTTTCCATATTGACGCCCTTGTACGAAGGCTTCTGGCTACCGGGGCTTGAATCAATGGCCTGCGGAACCCCCGTCATCGGCCCCAAACATTCCTCGATTGCAGAAATTGCAGGCGAAGGCGGATTTTTAGTTGACTCGTGGGATGAAGATGCTTGGATTGAAGTCATGGACCGACTTTGGCAAGCGCCTGACCGTCAGGCAATCGTACAACGAAGCCTCGAATGGGCGTCCCGCTTTTCATGGCAAAAAGCCGCACAAGAAACGCTCGACGTGTATCGGCGCGTCGCGCAAGAGGCGAGCGTATGA
- a CDS encoding YggT family protein produces the protein MLFHILNFVFQVLIIVLLVRYFVERYRYYGFGPVMVALITITERVLKPIKQVIPRSALTLQDHAPLIAVLIVLVVRGLCLWALQDGSLHPFVAIHAFENNRSVPLTYAMGASFALGVKLVAQLLIAFLFASWMTSRRGINMTYNGGFACFQERTFAVFQFAKRYLKTENLTVLFWSSSIIILIGAALLSGIFNLCFMYGAEVFTKFCVIALFDMVLGLIFIYWFILLIAIIASWISADQMSVVVQMVRAMSDPYLDTFRYYLPWARIDFIDLSPIIAFMVLNPGLVYIVTMIQVAILNTFEVVRTVGSI, from the coding sequence ATGCTGTTCCATATTCTTAATTTTGTATTTCAAGTTCTCATTATTGTATTGTTGGTCCGCTATTTCGTAGAGCGTTACCGGTACTACGGATTCGGCCCGGTCATGGTTGCGCTGATTACCATTACGGAACGCGTACTGAAACCGATTAAACAGGTGATCCCCCGTAGCGCGTTGACCCTGCAAGACCATGCGCCGTTGATTGCGGTATTGATTGTTTTGGTGGTTCGCGGGCTATGTCTGTGGGCGTTGCAGGACGGCTCCCTTCATCCGTTCGTCGCGATTCATGCGTTCGAGAACAACCGAAGCGTGCCGTTGACTTATGCGATGGGGGCGAGTTTTGCGCTCGGCGTGAAATTAGTCGCTCAACTGTTGATTGCATTTTTGTTCGCGAGTTGGATGACCTCGCGGCGCGGCATCAACATGACGTATAACGGAGGCTTTGCCTGTTTTCAAGAACGCACCTTCGCTGTATTTCAATTTGCTAAACGCTACCTTAAGACGGAAAATTTGACGGTGCTTTTTTGGAGCAGTTCGATCATTATTTTGATCGGCGCCGCGCTCTTGTCGGGGATATTCAATCTATGTTTTATGTACGGGGCCGAAGTTTTTACTAAGTTCTGCGTTATTGCTCTCTTTGATATGGTTCTGGGCTTGATTTTTATTTATTGGTTTATATTGCTCATCGCCATCATCGCTTCCTGGATTTCCGCCGACCAGATGAGCGTCGTTGTGCAGATGGTGCGCGCTATGTCAGACCCATACCTCGATACATTTCGCTACTACTTGCCTTGGGCGCGGATTGACTTCATTGACCTGTCGCCCATTATTGCATTTATGGTATTAAACCCCGGCTTGGTTTACATCGTGACTATGATACAAGTGGCGATCTTAAACACCTTTGAGGTCGTCCGAACTGTAGGAAGCATCTAG